From the genome of Solanum lycopersicum chromosome 12, SLM_r2.1:
aaaaggtcttggtaagacaaaattttgtcttgacctacagattattaatttgacaaataatatatttttctaacagtgcacatacactAAAAAATTTTGATGCAATTGTATGTGGATATatcgcattcattgagtaccccaatgattatgagatcacttgacataaatgatgattcagtttgatctcaaaagaaggatgaagagtttcttggtgatgaaactctatcttggtgcaatcagggcactagtgcatcttactaacaatatttgaccagatatttgttttgcagtaaatttactggcaagattcagtttctccccgataaaaggacattgaaatggtgttgagcacatgattgaatatcctcgaaagaccatagttatgggtttattctatcccgaggaatccaagacaaaattgattgattacgcagatgcagaatatttatctgatccgcataaagctctatctcaagcacgctatgtgtttgcatgtggaggcacaataatatcctggggatcaatgaagcaaattttgctctgcagaaataaaagtcctccatgaagcaagtcaaaagtgcgtctggttgagataaatgacacaccatattcaagaaatgtgtggtttttcttttaaaaaggaatataccaaccacaatgtacgaagattggagacatcatcacaagaaattaagtgatgttttaatcagggggagtacaatacgcgttgcactctttttcccttgatcgaggttttttcccattgggttttcctggcaaggtttttaatgaggcaacaaatggtgcgtatcaaaagatatgtgtactctttttccttcactagaattttttcccacagggattttcctagtaaggttttaacgaggcacattatctatggacatccaagggggagtgttataaatacattcaattaagtggatagtccataaggttggtacatgaacaaccattcatattcactaggtgacatgaacctttttagataagaatgtatctatttattatgatacttaatatggtaacctttggagtgatttctcactctataaatagggttgttcattcactattgtaagatatacatatgagacttgaatacacttgaataagaaaaaaatcttatcttccatcttactCCTCTTGttttcatctctttatatttatattgccatgagcttgattttataacaataagatcattattttagttaaatgattttgataaattaaataagtctATCACTTGAAAAGGAAGATTTCAATCAGGGGCGACACAAGGTAATCGGGGGCCTAAAGCGAAATTTCAATTCGCgccctaaaatataaataaaatgcatatacatatttattcaaatttaattttctcaCACTAtctagatgaaaattattattatttaataatttttttgttattagttTTAGGTAAGATTTATCAACTCAACATTGAAAAACATCCTTTAAGTGAGGtaattattatatgtattggTAACATAATGCTTTAAGTGATAAatcgataaattttaaataaagataagagttaGGATATAGAATTTAACTCAAGAAGTTAATGATCTGATAGACCTCATTTTAATATGCTTGTATAATGTTCgaaactaaaatataaaaaaaaataagaaggaaaTTTGTAATTAACTTTATTCAACACTATAActattatctttatttataacGTAAAATAGATgcaaaaatggataaaataatgtattttaaataaatatattcttttttattataaataattattttttctataataaatttaacatataatttattcttGACAAAAATTTGAGGCTTCCAAAATTTTGGGACAAAGGCCTTCCATGCATTGAGCCCGCCCTGATTTCAATGACGTGACATGTCAACTAGGTAAGAGCGGGTTTTTTGAAGTGTcaagtatatttgaaaaaaatagttttagttGAGTAGTATTTTGAtcgtgaatgaaatataaatgatatttcagGGCAAAATCCTAAACTTGGGTAGCCAAATcaatattaactaattattaGTTTTTCTAGGTTGGTCAAATGCAAGACTAATTAATTACAATATCAAAGGTATAATaggaataatatatgttattttataaaataacaaatattattgttcaactttttataaaaaagatgaCATACAAAAAGAATCCGAGAAAGTACAAGTTTTtacatatcaaataaaaaaatacatgacaATATACTCTCTCCgttcaaaaagaatgattttttttttgtctgtttAAGAAAGAATGACCTCTTTTTTTTAGTAACATTTTAGAATCAGTTTTCCACGTAATATGTTTAAAGCCACAAGATcaaagggtaattttgtacatttaaaCTAACTTCAATTTAGCACCACAAGATATAAAAGTCTTCTCATATCTTTTAAACTCCGTGCAGAGGCGGAGAAAGGTTAGGTGTTTGGGggttaaaaatcaattttgttagGGGGTTCATatgttaatatacatatatttatataataattttataatataaatacatgGTCTACAAAAAAGCTAGTAGAGTCGTTCAAACCCATAAATTTCATCTCGCTTCACTTTTAATTtcgtatcaaattaaattacattattctTTTAAAGTATGTAGAATATATTCAATGAAAAGATTTGTAtcttaatttaaagaaaaaattttaataattaaaagtgaGCGGAGAAGTAATATGGATGAGAACCTCAACCCCATGTGGATAGACAAATCATTAATTTTCACGCGTTTTTTTTCCTATCCTCTTCCATAAATATAAATCTGCATTTGGCATCTAAAAATCTCTCTCACCAAAATTTTCCCTTTTGCCACTTTCTCTCCCTTCAAAATTAAACCGACCAGGTACCAATTATTTGCCGAAAATCTCTTCCAACCATGAAATTCTTCTGATctttagatttagtaattttcatttctatatagtattaattaattaaaattacatttGTGGGTATTAACATAAATGTTTATCATAATCCTCTTTCTTGTTTTCCAGGCTTTGAACAGTAGaacaaaaatgaacaaatttgCTTATTGTCAAAATGGCTTCGTTAGTTTCAGAGAGATTGATGTCTCTAAAGGCGTAGTTTGTCCCAAGCCTCGAGAGAGTGTGGCTAATCAACGGTTCAACACAAATGCTACATTTCTGCAAATCAAGTAtgttttctgttttttcttcttgtttttgttgttgttgttttctgTTTACCTTTAtttatttgggtattttatCAGTCAAGAAGTGGAGTTTTGTGATTTGAAAGCTGAAACTGACATTCTGGATTTGATACTCACCGAGGTAACATTATTGTAAAAAGTTATCAAAactataattatgaattttgaaacttGTGGAACTAGGCAAACTGAGAATTTCTGATTTTTTCTGTAATCAGGGGAGGTATGATGTTGAGTATTCaaattccaatccatttttctGCGGGTCTCCGCCTACCAGGGCTTCAAATCCCCTAATTCAAGATGCTAACTTTGGCAACGACAGCTTTATACCTATACAACCATTTCCAGAATCAGCACTACCCTTTTCCACCTCCAGTCGTGTGACCGGAGGTGGTTGTGTTCCCATGAAGTTTGGGAACAATTCAGCTCCTGTGAGGATTGAAGGTTTCAATTGCCGTGGCACTTGCAGCATCCCTGCCGTTTCATAGGCATATGTACTAACTTATCACTTACTAACTACACACGAAAAAGAAGGGAATTTTGGGCAGAGTGAAAGAAATCAAGTCGAATTTCGTTTAGctgtgtatatataaatatagagaGAGTGATAAAAAGAGGGTGGTTAAAGTCCTCTTTGCTGATCTGGTGATGATTGATGAATTTTGTTCTGAAAGCATTCAAATACCTATAACGTGTATATTGTAATGAGGTGGTGAATGAGTATCAAATTGAGAATAGGAAACCAATAACTTGTAAACTTGAGCGCCAGAGGCTAAAAGATGGAGTCTCTTGGATTCTTCAGAATTAGGCTAATATATGTTATATAGTATAGTGTGAAAGACTCAATATtttgattaagaataaaataatatttaccaCTCCAGCACAACCCCGGTTGGTTATACTGTCAACCTTTGATCATGAGTTATGTAATTATTGAAGGatttttacattatatatacaaCTATCATATACTCAATTATTGATGTTAAACTTTCTTTCCGAATTTTACAAGTTGCACAAAATTAGGTTTCCGCTTCTTTATCCAAACTCGTCTTCTTTGCCCTCCTCTTCCCTCTTGCAAGTAATATAACTTATTTGATCGTTGTAGCTTGTAAGTAATTAAACAATATTGAGGTTGTCAAGTTGAAAATAGTGAGATGAATCAcaagaaaaaaagtgaaaaagaatcTATGAAATATGAACAACTTAACAACACATAAAGTTTGCCAATTTGACAAAATTTGTAAATACTTGAACAACATAATTAGAACAGAAATAGTCTAAAATCTTGCTAGCCGGTCATAAACAATTGAACAACATAGATAATGCTTGACATGGGTTGAAGGAAAGAAAGCATCAAGTCTTCCCAATCTAGAAAGActttagaaattgaaaaaatatgtcATGGATCCTGCGGGCACATAAGAGTCTTCTAGTTAACCTGCAACACATCTACACCCCAAAACGGATGTAGTAAGAGTAGTATCAACACACCACATGTACTGGTAAGCATCATCAGCTGACCATTGTTAAATCACGCAACATAAACATAAAGATCAcaagatttattttatgaaacaagTAAACGTAGTGATTAGCCTCATCATCGATATGTCAAACCTGCAACACATAACAAGTATTTATGGACCAATAGATCTACCCACTACAACATAGGCCATTCAATAATAGCTCACATAGTCCTTAAGTATTTTCATCTCAAAGTAATTCATATTAATGTCAAGCCACACAGTCACCCAACAACTCAGGTTCATCATGAActcaaacaacaacaaataaagtTAATATCCATGATCTGTATGGCCAATAGCCTTATTTATGCCAATATCCATGATCTAAAGGGGATCAACATTGTCCATGTACCATGCCAGCATAATATCCTACcctccaatatatatatatatatatatatatatatatatatatatatatatatatgtatatatatatatatatgtatatatgtatatatatatatatatatatatatatatatatatatatatatatatatatatatatatatatatatatatatattttatatacatatatacatatatatgtatatatatatatatatatatatatatatatatatatatatatatatatattttatatacatatatatgtatgtatgtatatgcgcTGGCGTGGTATCCCTCTCTTCGTAATATAAcatgtatatatgatatatcTTACTTACCAGCGTGGTATCTGATCCATTCATGACCAATCAACAAGCTTTTAACTCAAGTATATACATGAGTCTAAGTCAAAGTTAACTTCAAATAGTCATAACCTACGAATGCCTTATTCATTATCATGATCAACAGCCTAACCTGAATTCAGCCTCAACAACACACCCTCAAGCCATCAACAAGACCAGGTGATCCCTAGAAGGGATAATTAATCCAAACCCCTAGCTTACAAGTTCATATTGTTCTTTTAGTGTATATACATATTAACCTGGTAATTCATCAAGTAAGTCATACCAACACAAAATATGCATTAAGGattcatatcataacatattaaCATGCACTTGTACTTCCTTTAatccttaattatatgttttatccATCCAAGCATCATATCCTCATCCATAATCATGATTCATCCATCAAATCTATGTTATGCATACATTTTGCTAATCATAGTCTACTATTAATAACTCATAGCCTACATGAACATCAAGATACTACCCTGGTAACGCGAATACTGAAGTTAGACCCCCTTTCCAGCGAGATTTGGAGGAAGGATTCAGCTAACTTGAGACTGGAGGTGAGTTCGGGGAATGATCCTGCCTCTATGTTctcaatatttttctattagaATAACCCTAATGTGAAAAGAATATGGAATAGAATCGGCTGAATACAAACTCTAACTGAcaatctatgaagcctctattaATATTGATTATAACAAGTTAGGACACGACCCTTGCTCTATTCAATCAATACATGCGAACAGGAATAACATACTAGAACAACAAATTCACTTGAGTACTTATCAAAATAAGTGAACTCATCATCTGCTAGGCTGAATCTGCAATCTGATTGACTATATAGGATCCTGATAGTAAGAACCTGAATCTACATCTCATTGAAGATATAGACACAAAAGGTATGTAAATCAGTACTTTGAATGAACTGAGTATGCAAtatatgtatgataatttataaAGTTGGACATGATGAATATGAGACAATTAACTGAATTTGAAACTGAAATACATGAACTGATGCAATAACAAAGTAGCAAAACATGCAACTGAAATAACTGAATGTAGGGTCAaaacaaaaatctgaaaaacCGAACTTGGAGATACTGTTAACcaacataaatcatgtgagctATAACATGGTTTCTAATGTCTTTCCCTTACGAAAAATAGATTgtcctacttgccaaggtaaggaCTATAATCTTAAGCTTAGGTGAAACCACTAGCTATTGTCTTTCTAAGACAAAGTCCTTGTTATTGTTGTagtaacctgtatttataaggttaataaacagaaacaaaaataagatgaagaagaaaaaaaacataaaatataagaagtaatccgagtccacagaaactactgtgtgtccttaagaaatttattcccctcactgtacccaatgttatggattaatttctcccaagataaaacggattaaacctgttaaagaaatagtggtacctcaaatttctttaacttcaacgaacttaagaacagcaacaagtcacacagactcagtcgatcgacacattgatttaatttgagagaaaaataaatgcagagaaggaaaaattttcagtgtttgaaaaataaaaaattgacttccttttatagccattttcagcaaggaatgtgtctgttcagtgaaatctgttcagacccattttatccagaaagttgtgtcttttggaaaaaataacaatttttcggaaaattgtgtctgttaggaaaataacgacttttttgggaaagtaacgacttttcggaaagagtaacaacttttcggaatgttactgttacccgcaaatttataaaagataatattaacatgatttatttgatttaacaaaaactgattaaataaattttgtcaaaaaaatttatcaatcaatcacatcatttgccaaatccaaatccaaatccaaatccgaGGCTGaggccgagcgagcgacgacgacgacggcgtgagggggcatcttcttcttagctctttaagaagtaatggaagtgtttccttatatatgtacaacaatttccctttcttttgccaatatgggagaaatgacttttcttttgcactttgcaaatgacttttcattttccctccaaagtagttccctcacttttcatattctcccCATTCACAGTTTCTAAaccccaacaatcccccacatgaatggggaaggctattattaaaacatatgcataaaAAACTTCTGTGTattgtaggtaaaggttaattgcatctggataagtaggtttccctttaaactttccgtagtgaacatatatcgaatatactcggtcaatcggtaaatttgatatctttgaaccgtcgagctttggcgaatacctagacaacatatgtcacacaattaacccttaaattgttcttagttctcattgttttattcatttcagccatgaacacatcttggatagtaaatgtttaaagaactggccttaccagattctccttgaagcggcttacacttcacacttacataggtgatttctaaatgtgttatcccatagatacaccatttgatattccctgtatcaaacttagaaaccattaaaaagtccttatatttttatcctggttactaaacattgtctcatcatgagaatggaccataaaataataattttttcttgacaatgttgaaccgttatcaatgactttgttttatattCTTGAACTTAGATCTTGgaatctccagtcttctaggtagagttatcgtcacgatgacttgttctcggccatagtcccatttccgtcgatgatttctcaactctctctctatttaggccttttgtaagtggatccgacacattatcttttgacttcacatagtcaattgtgataattccactagagagtagttgtctcacagagttatgtcttcgtcttatgtgacgagacttgccgttatacatgatgcttccagcccttcctattgcatcttgactatcacagtgtatgcatataggggctATTGGttttggccaaaatggaatatcttctaagaaattccgtagccattcaacttcttcacctgccttgtctaaagcaatgaattcagactccatcGTAGAgagagctatacatgtttgtttggatgattttcaagatatttctcctccaccaatagtaaaaacgtatccagttgtggattttgttttagttgaccagtaatccaatttgcatcactatatcccaagaacggctggatatttgttgtaatgtaaagcatagttttgagtgtcatctaagtatcccaaaactctcttcattgccaaccaatgatttcgattaggattacttgtgtatcgactcagtttactgatagcgcaagctatgtctggtcgtgtacaattcatgacatacattaagcttcccaatacgctagcatagtccaattgagactgactttcacctttattctttgcaagaaaaaggtttacatcaattggagtctttgcccttttaaaattcaaaaatttgaatttttcaagtatcttttgaatataatgagtttgagacaatgctagaccgttaggagttttaagaattttaattcctaatatcacatcagcaactcctaagtctttcatatcaaacttactaccgagcatacgctttgtagcttttatattatcaatgtctttgctcattataaacatgtcatctacatataggcatagAATAACTTCTTGATTTGGAGTATcgttaatgtaaacacatttatcatattcaatgatcttaaatccatttgacaacatggtttgatcaaactctgcatgtcattgttttggtgcttgttttagtccataaagtgacttaataagtttgcacactttcttttctttaccaggaactacaaaacccttaggttgttctatgtaaatttcttcttcaagctctccatttaagaaggctgttttcacatccatttgattaatttcaagaccgtatactacaactagtgcaattaacatccgaattgatgtaatcctagtcactggcgagtatttgtcaaaataatcaagaccttatttttgtctaaaacctttgacaataagtcttgctttatatttgtcaatagttccatcgtctttcatcttccttttaaagatccattttgaacccaagggtttgttccctggaggaagatgaatcaactcccaagtatgattgcttaagattgattcaatttcactattaacagcctccttctaagaggttgagtcgctagataacattgcttccttgaatgtttgaggctcactttcaagaagaaatgttacaaaatctgatccaaatgaagtagatgtcttttgacgtttactgcgtcttggactttcttaattttgttcattctcttttggttcttctctgggttgtttagatcctccactagatgactcaagtctagttttatacggatagatatgttctATAAATTCAtcactatctgattccattactgtattatcatgaatatccggatgttcggacttatgaaccaaaaatcgacatgccttactgtttgtggcatatccagtgaatacacaatccaccgtcttaggtcctatttttaccctcttaggtataaGAACTTTGACTTTGGCTAGACatccccacactttgaaatatttcaaattgggttttctacctttccatttctcatatggaattacatttgtctttgagtgagacactctgttaagtatttgatttgctgtaaggatagcttccccccacaagttctgtggtaaacctgaacttataagtaatgaattcatcatttcttttaaagttcgattttttcctttctgcaattccattagactgaggagtgtagggagcagtagtttgatggattattccattttctaacacatatttctgcaaataaaGATTGATATTCTCCACCtttatcacttctgatcattttgatctttttatctaacgtattttcaactttagttttatattgcctaaatgcatctattgcttcatccttgccatttagcaaatatacataacaatatctagtgcaatcgtcaataaaagttatgaaatacttttcccaccacgtgattgtgttgacttcatgtcacaaatatcagtgtgaataaaggatttgaattcctttcaacagatttataagaatgcttatcatacttagattcaacacaaatttgacattttgactaattgcactcaaattttggcaaaatatttaagttaatcagttttcgcaaggttttgttattaacatgccccaaacgttcatgccataaacatttagactcaagcaagtaagaagaagcaaaatctttattcatatcaactgcaattacattgagtttgaaaaggccatcactaaggtagctttttcctacatacatatcatttttgcttactactactttatcagaaacaaatactcatttaaatccattcttggtcagaactagaattgaaactaaattctttctcaattctggaacatatgagaccctattcaaagtcaccaccttgcctgatgtcatctttaatgggactttgccagttccttccacctttgcaacagcggagtttgccataaataatttttcatctgtaagtgctggagtatatgatgaaaataattctttgttgacacaaacatggcatgaggcaccagaatatatccaccattctcttggattttcaaccaagttacattctgaaagcattgcacagagatcgtccatttctcctttggattcagccaaatttgcttgatccttcttt
Proteins encoded in this window:
- the LOC101258832 gene encoding uncharacterized protein is translated as MNKFAYCQNGFVSFREIDVSKGVVCPKPRESVANQRFNTNATFLQINQEVEFCDLKAETDILDLILTEGRYDVEYSNSNPFFCGSPPTRASNPLIQDANFGNDSFIPIQPFPESALPFSTSSRVTGGGCVPMKFGNNSAPVRIEGFNCRGTCSIPAVS